Within the Marixanthomonas sp. SCSIO 43207 genome, the region GTTATTGCCACTCCGTTTTTATCTGCTTTTTTAAGTGCTTTAAATATAGGTTTGGATATTTTAATGTAAGGAACCACTAAAACTAGTTCTTTTTCACTTGTTGCGATTAATTTGGGCAACCATTCGTTTAACTTGGGGGTGTTTAAAAATAGGGGCATTCAGTATTCTGTTTTATATAAGTTCAATTTTATCAATTTCTTTCATAATGCGATCGGTCTCTGTGAGGGCGACAATTATTTTTTGATAGTGTAGAATATCATCATAGCTCAACTCTCGATCCCTTCTATCTTTTAACCATTTTTGAGCGGGTTGGTAGCCACCTATGTAAAACTCCCAAGCTTTTAAGGGTACATTGTCAAAATATTGTTGGTCGTTGATCCAAACCTTGCCGGTTGTTTCGGTGGTTCCTTCATATCCTATGGAGGTTTTTGTAAGCTTTCTTGTAACCATATTATCACCATCTTCGGGGTAACTGGTTATAAACTCTTCTACTTTTGGGCTTTCTAATAGGTGTATTTCACGCAACTCACCGCCCAACCTAACTAGTTGCCAAAAGGTTGTTTTATCATCTGGGTATGGTACTCTTGGGAAATCTATTTTTAAAAACTCTTTATAGGTTTCCCGGTAGGTTGGTGAATGTAACACGCCATAAATATAATCGAGCAAATCCAGCGGAGTAAAAAACGGGTCGCCTTCTTTTTCCAGACGTTCTCTTGCTTTTTCAATAGTTTCGCCTTTTTTTGGTAACTCTGGCGGGGTAAGTAAACCTTCCGGGGCAAAAGGTAGTTCGAGTTGTTCTTCAATCTTTTTTACGATATCCATATCGAGATTGGGAACACGTTCTTTTATATCGCCATCTGAGGTTTTAAAAATATCTTGGGTTTCGTTTTCCTTAGAATAAAGATATAATGGAGCGATACTTTCGGCTCCCTGCATACCAGATCGAGTCCACCCTCTGCGGTCTGATAATTTATTTACTATGAAAGTTGGTGGTGTATCACTTTGACTAAACCCTCTTTTTATTATTAACCCCATACTTCCAGATAATATATGTTCAAATGTGTTATAACTTGGTCTTCGTAAAATATTCGTGTCGTAATAAGAATACCTTATATCAAATGGACTATAACTAATTCTTTTTATTTTAATAGGATCATATATAGCCTTTTCTAATTCTGTCTTTAATTTAAAGCTTTTTGTGTCTTTTATTTTATATTCCCTATATACCTTTTCTCTTTCCAATAAGTCTGAATTTAAAACGTCTTTTATTTTATGTTCTAGTTTACTGGAAGAGTAATCAAGGAATAAACTATCACGCCCACTTTCAACTCCCGGGTTAAATTCTAGAAAAAGGTTAGACAGCAAAAAACCTTCTTCATAAATATCTTTATTATCAAAGTTTTTTGGTTTAAAATAGTAGTGAGGTTTAACATTTTTAACTTCTATCCAAGAAAAATCTATAATTTTCGTTTCTCTTAAAATATTATATTTGTATTCTCTTTTACCATAAATTTCTTTATAAAAAACTGATCCCAAATCTGATCCTTTTTTATTTCCGTTTTTTACAAAAATATTAATCGAAACACCTTGCCTAATATCAAATACATTTTCATCTTTAATGTTTGATGGTATTGCTTCTTGTGTTCGACTATTACCGTGTAAATTAATTATATAGATTTTGTCAAAAGTGTTTAGTAGACTTTTACGCATTTGGCGATGTATAAGTCCATCGATAAAACTATTATTTGAAATATATGCTAAAATTCCACTTCCATTTTTATCTATATAATGTTGTCCATATCTTATAAATTTCACATAATCATCTGACAAGGAGTTATAACTTCTTTCCTTTAAGCCTCGTTTATAATCGTCAATTAAAGATTCAATCCACTGACCTTTATTTGTACTACTAACAGAGTAAGGTGGATTCCCCATCACCACCATCACGGGTGAATCCCGTTTAATATGGTTAGCTTCATTTGCTTCACTACTTAACCAACCACTAAATAAGGTGCCGGTATCGGGATGATATTCTTCTAGGCTATTAGTAAGATATACTTTAAAGCGTTGGTCTATGGTGGGTTTATAACCAGTTTCAGTAAGCAACAAATCTAATTTTAAATGTGCCATGGCATAACTAGCCATCAATATTTCAAAACCATTTAAGCGAGGGATCAAGTCTTTTTCTACATAGCCACTCCAAGCTCCTTGCATTTTTTTAAAGCGGTTGTTGTAAATATGGGTTATAACTTGCGCCAAAAAAGTACCGGTGCCGGTCGCTGGATCGAGTATTTGTACCTTATGTACTTCTTGATCCACTTCTTTATAACCACTTTTATAATTTTTATTGGGAATATCGGTTTTAATCTTAACGGTTGTTTTACGGTTATCAGCCAATCCGTTGGGAAGATCAAATTCGGTTTTTAAAATATCATCTACAGCACGTACTATAAAATCTACTACTGGTTCCGGTGTGTACCAAACGCCACGGGATTTTCGCAACTTGGGATCGTATTCTGCCAAGAAATCTTCGTAAAAGTGAATAATTGGATCTTGGCTTTGCCTTGCTTCACCATAATTAGTGAGCATTTTATTTACATCGGTTGCTCTAAATATATCAGCAAGATCACTAACTATCCATTCAATACGTTCGTCAATATCATAACCGGAAATATACTGAAACAACTTCCGTAGAAATGGGTTTGTTTTAGGTATCAAGCTTGCAGCTTCGTGTCTGGAAAAATTTTCTGGTGTTGGATCGTGCAAGCGAGCTGCAAACATTCCGTAGGCAATGGTTTGGGCATAAATGTCTGCAAATTCCTTAGGCGTAATATCGTGGATCAATATTTCCTTAAAGGCTAACATCTGTTCTTTTAAAGAACTGTTTTGTTTGGTTTCTTCATCGCTGTTTAAGGCATTTTCAATTACTTGTGCTAACATTCGGGCTTTTCCAGCCATCATTTTAGATAGTTTGGACGAAGATTTAATGCTTTGCCCTATGTAGGTTGTAAAATCAACTATAAGGGCTGTAAAGTGTTCAAAGTTTTCTGTTTTAGGGACTATCTTGCCATCAACAATTTCTGCCAATTGTATCGTGGTCGTTAATTCGCCTTGGTTGTAAAAATGAAAGTCTAAATAATCGGTGAATATTAAATTATCCAAAGAATCTTTATAGCGATTAAATTGCCTTTTATTTTTCTTTTTACCGTCCAGATCGGGATCACCTACATCTTTTGCTTCAATATAGCCAACTGGAATTTGCCCTTTTGTTATTACATAATCGGGCGCACCGCAAGCTTGTCTTTTAGGCTCGTTGGTTGCTGAAATTTTAGGATTGATTTGTTCTATTAATAGTTGTAGATCACCTCGAAAGGTATGCTCGGTTGCGTTCCCCAACTTGTAGCGTTGGTTTACTTTTTCGATATACTCCCTAATCATATTTTGCTAGTAGTTGAATTAGGGAAAAAAGATACGTTATTTAGGTGTAACCATTAAACCTATGTAAGAAAATCATAGCGCAACTAGTTAAGTTGGCTGTTTGCAACTAAGTAAATTGTCGAATTGCAACTGTTAAGGTTCTTTGTTGCAACTTGGGTGGTTTTTTTGAGATTTTGTTTAAAACAATCTTAATAGAATAATTTTCATATATTTGAAAACATACTCCCCTATTTTTATTTTAGCCTTAAATAAATAATATATAAACGCAATTGTGTTTATATAGACGTTGTGGGTAATGTAAGGACACAATCAACATTTGAACAAAAATTAAAGTAATATCTTTATAAGTAAAAAAATAAAATGACCAAATACACAAAATTTTTAGGACTAATAGCTATAGCATTATTTCTAATAGCCTGTAACGGAAATAAAACCGAAACAAATACTACCGAATCCAAGTATGACAAAATCATAGAAAGCGGAAAAATAAAGGTTGGTTACATTTCTTATCCACCAAGTTTTATAGTTGGTGCAGACGGAAATAAATCTGGAATATTCTATGAGGTTATGGAAAAAATTGGAGAGAATTTGGGTCTTGAAATTGTCTATCAAGAAGAAGTAACTTGGGATGGAATGATAGAATCTGTAAAGCAAGGGAAAATTGATATGGTTGTTACAGGTATTTGGCCTACAAGTCAAAGAGGTAAACACGTAGATTTTGCAAAACCTCTTTTTTATAGTGTTGTGAAAGCATATACTGCATATGGAAATGATAAGTTTGATAACAACCTTGACGCAATTAACTCTTCTGATGTTATAATCTCTACAATTGATGGAGAAATGACCTCAATAATCGCAAATTTTGATTTTCCAAAAGCAAAACAACAAGCAGTAACACAACTTACAGGCGTTTCTCAAACATTGTTGGAGATTAAATCTAAAAAAGCAGATGTTACTTTTGTCGAACCTGCAATTGCATTAGAGTTTGCGAGTAAAAATCCAAATTCAATTCAAGAAGTTAAAGGAGTCGAACCGTTAAGAGTATTTCCAAATTCAATGCTATTGCCTAAAGGTTCAGTTAAATTAAGAACTACACTTAATATTGCAATTGAAGAACTTCAAAATAATGGGTTTGTAGATAAGGTAATTGCCAAATATGAAAAATATCCAAATTCTTATTATAAAGTACAATCACCTTATAAATCTAACAATTAATGTTTGAAACTACTTTTGACTTAATTGTTAAATATAAAGAAGCATTTGCAGGCGGACTATTAGTTACTACTAAACTTGCCTTAATCTCTTGGTTTTTAGGAATTACTATTGGTGCTTTTATTGGTGTGGTATCTTCTAAAAACAAAAAAATCATAGGAATACCATTTCAAATTATTTCAATTGTAATTACAAGTGTACCAATATTAGTATTTCTCTTTTGGTTACATTATCCCGCACAAAGTATTTTAAATGTTGGCGTTCAACCATTTTATACGGCAACTTTTATGCTGACAATAATTAATATTATCGCAGTTTCTGAAATTGTGAAAAATGGCATTTTGAATTTACCAAAACAATATTTAGAAGTTGCAAAATTATCTGGTTTGAGTAAAAAAAAGCAGATATTAAAAATTGAGTTTCCGCTAATTATTCGTCATATTTTACCTTCAATTTTAATGGCACAAGTAAACATTTTGCATATGTCATTATTCGCAAGTTTGATTTCAGTAAATGAGATATTTAGAGTTTCTCAAAGAGTAATTTCATTGGAGTATAAACCAGTAGAAATTTATATGGCACTTGGCATTTTCTTTTTGCTGATTTCCTTACCAATCAATTTAATCGCATTGTACTTCAAGAAAAAATATATTAGAGACATTTCCGAAAGATGATAGTGGCCAAGAACATATCAAAGTATTATAGTCATAAAGAAGTCCTTAAAAACCTAAGCTTTAATTTAGACACCAATTCCATTACAGTTTTGTTTGGTCCAAGTGGAAGTGGAAAAACAACTTTATTACGGTGCTTATCTTTGTTGGACTATCCAGAGAGTGGAAAATTAAACATTTTTAA harbors:
- a CDS encoding type ISP restriction/modification enzyme, whose protein sequence is MIREYIEKVNQRYKLGNATEHTFRGDLQLLIEQINPKISATNEPKRQACGAPDYVITKGQIPVGYIEAKDVGDPDLDGKKKNKRQFNRYKDSLDNLIFTDYLDFHFYNQGELTTTIQLAEIVDGKIVPKTENFEHFTALIVDFTTYIGQSIKSSSKLSKMMAGKARMLAQVIENALNSDEETKQNSSLKEQMLAFKEILIHDITPKEFADIYAQTIAYGMFAARLHDPTPENFSRHEAASLIPKTNPFLRKLFQYISGYDIDERIEWIVSDLADIFRATDVNKMLTNYGEARQSQDPIIHFYEDFLAEYDPKLRKSRGVWYTPEPVVDFIVRAVDDILKTEFDLPNGLADNRKTTVKIKTDIPNKNYKSGYKEVDQEVHKVQILDPATGTGTFLAQVITHIYNNRFKKMQGAWSGYVEKDLIPRLNGFEILMASYAMAHLKLDLLLTETGYKPTIDQRFKVYLTNSLEEYHPDTGTLFSGWLSSEANEANHIKRDSPVMVVMGNPPYSVSSTNKGQWIESLIDDYKRGLKERSYNSLSDDYVKFIRYGQHYIDKNGSGILAYISNNSFIDGLIHRQMRKSLLNTFDKIYIINLHGNSRTQEAIPSNIKDENVFDIRQGVSINIFVKNGNKKGSDLGSVFYKEIYGKREYKYNILRETKIIDFSWIEVKNVKPHYYFKPKNFDNKDIYEEGFLLSNLFLEFNPGVESGRDSLFLDYSSSKLEHKIKDVLNSDLLEREKVYREYKIKDTKSFKLKTELEKAIYDPIKIKRISYSPFDIRYSYYDTNILRRPSYNTFEHILSGSMGLIIKRGFSQSDTPPTFIVNKLSDRRGWTRSGMQGAESIAPLYLYSKENETQDIFKTSDGDIKERVPNLDMDIVKKIEEQLELPFAPEGLLTPPELPKKGETIEKARERLEKEGDPFFTPLDLLDYIYGVLHSPTYRETYKEFLKIDFPRVPYPDDKTTFWQLVRLGGELREIHLLESPKVEEFITSYPEDGDNMVTRKLTKTSIGYEGTTETTGKVWINDQQYFDNVPLKAWEFYIGGYQPAQKWLKDRRDRELSYDDILHYQKIIVALTETDRIMKEIDKIELI
- a CDS encoding ABC transporter substrate-binding protein — its product is MTKYTKFLGLIAIALFLIACNGNKTETNTTESKYDKIIESGKIKVGYISYPPSFIVGADGNKSGIFYEVMEKIGENLGLEIVYQEEVTWDGMIESVKQGKIDMVVTGIWPTSQRGKHVDFAKPLFYSVVKAYTAYGNDKFDNNLDAINSSDVIISTIDGEMTSIIANFDFPKAKQQAVTQLTGVSQTLLEIKSKKADVTFVEPAIALEFASKNPNSIQEVKGVEPLRVFPNSMLLPKGSVKLRTTLNIAIEELQNNGFVDKVIAKYEKYPNSYYKVQSPYKSNN
- a CDS encoding ABC transporter permease subunit; the protein is MFETTFDLIVKYKEAFAGGLLVTTKLALISWFLGITIGAFIGVVSSKNKKIIGIPFQIISIVITSVPILVFLFWLHYPAQSILNVGVQPFYTATFMLTIINIIAVSEIVKNGILNLPKQYLEVAKLSGLSKKKQILKIEFPLIIRHILPSILMAQVNILHMSLFASLISVNEIFRVSQRVISLEYKPVEIYMALGIFFLLISLPINLIALYFKKKYIRDISER